One window from the genome of Paramisgurnus dabryanus chromosome 22, PD_genome_1.1, whole genome shotgun sequence encodes:
- the lama1 gene encoding laminin subunit alpha-1, with product MRIMRVSALMCAVLMCVEGHQRGLFPAILNLASNAEITTNATCGEPVSEMYCKLVEHVPGRRIRNPQCRICDANSQNPKEQHPITNAIDGTNQWWQSPSIKNGREFHWVTITLDLRQIFQVAYIIIKAANSPRPGNWILERSLDGVNFQPWQYYAISDTECLTRYNVTPRLGPPTYKRDDEVICTSYYSRLVPLEHGEIHTSLINGRPSADDLTPELLDFTSAQYIRLRLQRIRTLNADLMTLSYRDPKDVDPIVTRRYYYSIKDISVGGMCICYGHAQSCPWDPVTKKLQCVCEHNTCGVSCNVCCPGYHQELWQPGTLSVGNTCKKCNCHNKAKDCYYNQTVSDLKLSLNTDGQFIGGGVCMNCTQNTAGVNCQTCADGYYRPHKVSPYADHPCVECQCDMSGSVSPVCIRDDNHTDPETGLSAGQCLCKEGFAGDKCDRCAFGYRDFPFCTRCECNLDGSLNVDPCEECLCKVNVMGSNCDLCKQGFFNLQATNPEGCTECFCFGVSDVCESSTWFTGSVEQRDGLLLRSVQSSSIFTPPVSEDNLIEINSTTAAGVFSVWSWAAPEPFLNNKLTSYGGFLNYSVAYDVSEENEDKTLHSYFSLIIEGNGHTLRQTQSNHLLLSVHRQQHISLRILPQTFTDAHSGRSLQRDELMTVLSDVAAFRVRAELKGSAEGTLRLSSVSLGVGDERISPDVEECECPWGYSGSSCEYCISGFYRVGGILFGGNCLQCECNDHATDCDINGECLGCEHNTTGPHCDGCLPGFYGDPSEGTPDDCQRCACPLTLASNNFSPTCRLQSSGDFICDQCQQGHAGQKCERCANGYYGDPTVPGQQCSLCECNGNVDPAEPGHCNGLTGECMKCLGHTSGRHCERCQDGFYGDAVMEKNCQSCGCYGNGSLSSVCNVITGQCDCKPGVVGQTCDRCQDGYHGINSRDGCRPCECNQSGSLSASCDEEGRCQCITGVTGDKCDRCQRGYYNFKENGCTPCDCEHTHGNCNAATGECICPPHTHGPKCEDCETDHWGHNTVSGCTACNCSVIGSTLSQCDLSSGQCACKPQFSGLTCDRCALGYKNFPECTACNCNPNGTQEEFCDWTLGVCGCEDQGQCSCKENVGGAGCDECKSGTFGLSGQNPSGCSPCFCFGVSSDCEEMSGLVRVPITLGSDPAPMRVVSQSDLQGTLEGVYYTDHEMLLDASHVHSLSILTGPYYWRLPRQYHGNKLLSYGGILSYTAAFFARDGVGLANHEPQVLMRGGHLRKLVIYTDVPAPENGIRTRHEVPLTEHKWKYFNSVSEKAVSHMDFMSVLSNVEYIIIKASYGSGLQQSRISNISMETAVDADEFDDGEIARLVEMCECPLGYAGLSCQECAPGYYRQPVSELDMKGRNRPIIQPCVPCQCNKHSLSCDLDTGKCRGCQHNTTGEYCQLCAPGYYGKVQGSISDCSLCACPLRGQSFSSTCVLEGAGDFRCDRCDQGYEGRYCERCSVGYYGNPSEPGGRCQACQCSEAGSVHGMCDGRTGKCECKVGVRGHLCDVCEERHVLVNDQCVSCNDDCTGVLLDDLDALDGSITSLNLTGVVLAPYSQLLTLENRTREVKSLMSWEQRPNYQLSTGEENLSNITNQITELQQQVESVFGHSADVMMTSEERLTQGREMLDFIYNIQSRIQSLSEQAGSVNETVDEILDEMNSTYVLEEMSSTLENMRAMNLRPCGQTAQNEHGSAVVVLQSVQDKITQPQTYNQIKQENISTTLDRYNQQLSETQESLNMAENHINHTQHLLKNIQENLNDFTISRINVSDLNQEVERRVQEAQEMLTDALNSAEDINNTTTTLEEMKNDVELLSPALRKHVDILVMELTSRDALQLVYRAEDHAQALSKEAQSLNRSLSEVRSASLNATGIPQTSINIRTHIQLAEDLARTANESSSSALNLTSESENSLTVHGQKTLQMSSEILDDSRSLKNHTEWLEFNTSDLTSRLNQTRRNVQNFTQLLPDALILLRNHPNNSREEILEAKLQAEAANASLQKALERLEDYQMKLKESWSAVSSANHSARSSGETIKDSEDTASAVRSTLNEVDLQTDRLYDRLKPLQTLSENLGRNLSEIRELISQTRKQAASIKVAVSADRDCVRAYKPEITSSNFNMLTLTVKTTEPDNLLFYMGSSLTEDFMALEMRHGKVSFLWDAGSGYTRLEYPNIQINNNMWHRINATRFGKHGTLTVQQTDSEPMPTVKTTAPGSSTVMDVNKSTWMFVGGLGGQVKKSPAVKMTHFKGCMGEASLNENNIGLWNYRERDRECAGCFMSVRTEDTSFHFDGSGYSVVEKSLRSMSTSVIMFFKTLSPNGLLLYLASNGTRDFLSIELVEGKVHMTFELGAGVFTLTSNKTYNTGTWYRIALQRNKRKGHLSVMAAENPSEREVMEGESPGSSSDLNRSDLDPIYIGGLPASRPIRREVVARSFVGCMKNVEIARTNFDLLRESYGGVKKGCVLKPIRSLSAFGDGFLEMPGIIMGSHTEIMTTFSTKHDSGVILAGFSRTAGRSRRQAQQSLLTVTLVSGWLEVRVGVAEGGAVHKIVVKSRNGSFSDGREHSLILQRHKRSITVFVDEESQATVKLGSSSDKPLALGRLCIAGVPVGESSTGLNTMTSFYGCIRNIAVDGLLLDLSAALRYENVDMDSCLLQERPRRVLLPDDVETDPTPDPAVQPLTPTPELITVTAHSTSCVAMDDTESIPESHQFGLSRHSHVIMAFKNKTVRTSFTVKMSVRTFSRSGVLFYMANANQQDYAVLQVHNGRPLFSCDLGKGPASATLPIIISDGLWHTVKAEFSKKSVMISVDGSDSDHSPTKGHTLDVEGKLYVGGLPATYTAKRIGNVTHSLAGCVQNVMFNSILMNLSSPMSSYSTGSCYSKVQDGTFFSGRGHAAFIKDGYNVGSDVTVTLEFRSTVSDGVLLGISSSKVDAIGLELINGQVVFNVNNGAGRITAISRSRGLLCDARWHSIVAKKQKHSLSLTVDGVTVTTENPHSSSTSAETKNPIYVGGYPGDVKQNCLVGRKAFRGCMRNLRLMKGHVTDVLDFTSAFTHMHVFPHACPAA from the exons ATGAGGATAATGAGGGTGAGCGCGCTCATGTGCGCGGTACTGATGTGTGTTGAGGGACACCAGAGAG GTCTATTTCCTGCTATCTTAAATCTTGCCAGCAATGCAGAAATTACAACTAATGCCACTTGTGGTGAACCTGTCTCTGAGATGTACTGTAAACTAGTTGAACACGTTCCTGGAAGACGAATCCGTAACCCTCAGTGTCGAATCTGTGATGCTAACAGCCAAAATCCCAAAG AGCAACACCCCATTACTAATGCCATCGACGGCACCAACCAATGGTGGCAGAGCCCGAGTATCAAAAATGGCCGTGAGTTTCATTGGGTCACCATCACTTTGGACTTAAGACAG ATCTTTCAGGTCGCTTATATCATCATTAAAGCTGCTAACTCTCCACGACCCGGGAACTGGATTCTGGAGCGTTCTCTTGACGGAGTGAACTTTCAGCCGTGGCAGTACTACGCTATCAGTGACACCGAGTGTCTGACCCGATATAACGTCACCCCGCGCCTCGGTCCTCCTACCTACAAGAGGGACGATGAGGTCATCTGTACGTCCTATTACTCACGGCTGGTGCCGCTGGAGCACGGCGAG ATCCACACATCTCTGATAAACGGCCGCCCCAGCGCTGATGATCTGACCCCAGAACTGCTGGATTTTACCTCTGCCCAATACATCCGTCTACGTCTGCAGAGAATACGCACGCTCAACGCCGACCTCATGACCCTCAGCTACCGTGACCCTAAAGATGTTGACCCCATCGTCACCCGACGG TATTATTACTCAATCAAGGATATCTCAGTGGGCGGGATGTGTATCTGTTATGGCCATGCCCAAAGCTGTCCCTGGGATCCTGTTACCAAG AAGTTGCAGTGCGTATGTGAACACAACACGTGTGGTGTGAGCTGTAATGTGTGTTGTCCTGGATATCATCAGGAGCTGTGGCAGCCTGGAACGCTTTCAGTtggaaacacatgcaaaa AATGTAACTGTCACAATAAAGCCAAGGACTGTTACTATAATCAGACAGTATCTGATCTGAAGCTGAGTCTCAATACAGACGGTCAGTTTATAGGAGGAGGTGTTTGTATGAACTGCACTCAGAATACTGCTGGTGTGAACTGTCAAACCTGTGCTGATGGATACTACAGACCACACAAG GTTTCTCCGTATGCTGATCATCCCTGTGTTGAGTGTCAGTGTGATATGAGCGGTTCAGTTAGTCCGGTGTGTATTAGAGATGATAATCACACTGATCCTGAAACAG gTTTGTCTGCAGGTCAGTGTTTGTGTAAAGAAGGTTTTGCTGGTGATAAATGTGATCGTTGTGCGTTCGGATACAGAGATTTTCCGTTCTGTACTCGCTGCGAGTGTAACCTGGATGGAAGCCTCAACGTGGACCCCTGTGAAGAGTGTTTGTGCAAG GTTAACGTGATGGGCTCAAACTGTGACCTGTGTAAGCAGGGCTTCTTTAACCTGCAGGCCACCAATCCAGAGGGATGTACTGAGTGCTTTTGTTTTGGAGTCTCAGATGTTTGTGAGAGCTCAACCTGGTTCACTGGATCg GTGGAGCAGCGAGATGGTTTACTCTTGCGTTCTGTTCAGAGTTCCTCCATCTTCACCCCTCCTGTCTCCGAGGACAATCTGATCGAGATTAACAGTACAACGGCCGCAGGCGTCTTCTCCGTCTGGTCATGGGCTGCACCAGAACCTTTCCTCAATAATAAG CTGACATCATATGGAGGATTCTTGAACTACAGCGTTGCTTATGACGTATCTGAGGAGAACGAGGATAAAACGCTTCATTCATATTTCAGTCTCATTATTGAG GGTAACGGTCATACGCTGAGACAGACGCAGTCGAATCATCTGTTGTTGAGCGTTCACCGTCAGCAGCACATCTCACTGCGGATCCTGCCGCAAACATTTACAGACgctcacagcggacgctcgcttCAGAGAGACGAATTAATGACAGTTCTGTCTGATGTGGCCGCGTTCAGGGTCCGAGCGGAGCTGAAGGGTAGCGCTGAGGGAACACTCAG GCTGAGCTCGGTGTCTTTAGGTGTTGGAGATGAAAGGATTTCTCCAGATGTGGAAGAGTGCGAGTGTCCGTGGGGATATTCAGGCTCCTCCTGTGAG TACTGTATTTCTGGGTTCTACCGGGTCGGAGGGATTTTGTTTGGAGGAAACTGTCTTCAATGTGAATGCAACGATCACGCCACAGACTGTGACATCAATGGAGAGTGTTTG GGATGTGAACACAACACTACAGGACCTCATTGTGATGGCTGCCTGCCGGGTTTCTATGGCGACCCGAGCGAAGGAACGCCGGATGACTGCCAGAGATGTGCCTGCCCGCTGACACTGGCGTCTAACAA TTTTAGCCCCACGTGCAGACTGCAGAGCTCTGGAGACTTCATCTGTGATCAATGTCAACAGGGACACGCGGGACAGAAGTGTGAGAG GTGTGCTAATGGTTACTATGGCGACCCGACGGTACCGGGACAGCAGTGTTCATTGTGTGAGTGTAATGGAAACGTGGATCCTGCAGAACCGGGTCACTGTAACGGTCTCACAGGAGAGTGTATGAAGTGTTTAGGTCACACGTCGGGTCGGCACTGTGAACGCTGTCAGGACGGTTTCTACGGCGACGCTGTGATGGAGAAAAACTGCCAAT cctgtggttgctatggtaacggCTCCCTGTCCTCCGTGTGTAACGTGATCACGGGTCAGTGTGACTGTAAGCCCGGTGTTGTAGGACAGACGTGTGACCGCTGTCAG GATGGATATCACGGCATTAACAGCAGAGATGGCTGTAGGCCATGTGAATGTAACCAATCAGGGTCACTGTCTGCATCATGTGATGAGGAGGGGCGGTGCCAGTGTATCACCGGAGTGACAGGTGACAAGTGTGACCGCTGTCAGCGTGGATACTACAACTTTAAAGAGAACGGCTGTACAC CGTGTGACTGTGAACACACACACGGGAACTGTAACGCAGCGACAGGCGAGTGTATCTGTCCACCTCATACACACGGGCCGAAGTGTGAAGACTGTGAGACGGATCACTGGGGTCACAACACTGTTTCTGGCTGTACG GCGTGTAACTGCAGCGTCATCGGCTCAACCCTGTCTCAGTGTGATCTTTCGTCGGGTCAGTGTGCGTGTAAACCGCAGTTCTCAGGATTAACCTGTGATCGTTGTGCGCTCGGCTACAAAAACTTCCCAGAATGCACCGCCTGCAACTGCAATCCCAACGGCACGCAGGAGGAGTTCTGTGATTGGACGCTGGGAGTGTGTGGATGTGAAGATCAAGGACAATGTTCCTGCAAG gaGAATGTTGGCGGTGCTGGATGTGATGAATGTAAGAGCGGTACGTTCGGTCTGTCGGGTCAAAACCCGTCCGGCTGCAGCCCGTGTTTCTGTTTCGGTGTGTCCAGTGATTGTGAGGAGATGAGCGGTCTGGTGCGGGTACCG ATCACACTGGGTTCAGACCCGGCTCCGATGCGTGTTGTGTCTCAAAGTGACCTGCAGGGGACGCTGGAGGGAGTTTATTACACAGATCATGAGATGTTGTTAGACGCGTCTCACGTCCACAGTCTGTCCATCCTCACCGGTCCATATTACTGGAGACTGCCACGACAATACCACGGTAACAAG CTGCTGTCTTATGGAGGAATACTGTCGTATACGGCCGCGTTCTTTGCTCGTGATGGAGTCGGACTGGCCAATCACGAGCCTCAGGTACTGATGAGAGGAGGACACCTGAGGAAACTGGTCATCTATACGGACGTTCCTGCACCAGAAAACGGGATCCGGACCAGACATGAAGTTCCTCTGACAGAG CACAAGTGGAAATATTTCAACTCTGTGTCAGAGAAAGCAGTGAGCCACATGGACTTCATGTCTGTCCTGAGTAATGTTGAATACATCATCATCAAAGCATCGTATGGCAGCGGACTGCAGCAGAGCAG GATCTCTAATATCTCGATGGAAACGGCAGTGGACGCAGATGAGTTTGATGATGGTGAGATTGCGCGGCTGGTGGAGATGTGCGAATGTCCCCTGGGATACGCTGGGCTCTCGTGTCAG GAGTGCGCTCCAGGATATTACCGACAGCCGGTGTCAGAACTGGATATGAAGGGAAGAAACAGACCCATCATTCAGCCCTGCGTCCCATGTCAGTGTAATAAACACAGTCTGTCATGTGATCTGGACACTGGCAAATGTCGG GGATGTCAACACAACACCACAGGAGAATACTGTCAGTTGTGTGCCCCAGGGTATTATGGGAAGGTTCAGGGGTCTATCAGTGACTGCTCACTGTGTGCCTGTCCACTGAGGGGTCAAAG cTTCAGCTCGACGTGTGTATTGGAGGGTGCCGGTGATTTCCGCTGCGATCGCTGTGATCAGGGTTATGAAGGACGTTACTGTGAGAG GTGTTCGGTCGGTTACTATGGTAACCCATCTGAGCCGGGTGGGCGGTGCCAGGCGTGTCAGTGCAGCGAGGCGGGGTCAGTGCATGGCATGTGTGATGGACGCACAGGGAAGTGCGAGTGTAAGGTCGGGGTCAGAGGTCATCTGTGTGACGTGTGTGAGGAGAGACACGTGCTTGTGAACGATCAGTGTGTGT CGTGCAATGATGACTGCACTGGAGTTTTGCTGGACGATCTGGATGCTTTAGACGGATCCATCACATCTCTGAACTTGACCGGCGTCGTTCTTGCACCATACAGCCAACTTTTGACACTAGAGAACCGGACCAGAGAGGTGAAG AGTCTGATGTCCTGGGAGCAAAGGCCAAATTATCAGCTGAGCACAGGAGAGGAAAACCTGAGCAACATTACCAATCAAATCACTGAGCTGCAGCAGCAG gTTGAGAGCGTGTTTGGTCACAGTGCTGATGTCATGATGACCTCAGAGGAGAGACTCACTCAGGGGAGAGAGATGCTGGACTTCATCTACAATATTCAATCTCGCATTCAGA GTCTGTCGGAGCAGGCAGGTTCTGTAAACGAGACTGTGGATGAGATTCTGGATGAGATGAACAGCACTTATGTGCTGGAGGAGATGAGCAGCACGCTGGAGAATATGAGAGCGATGAATCTGAGGCCCTGCGGTCAGACTGCACAGAATGAACACGG ttCTGCAGTAGTGGTTCTTCAGAGCGTTCAGGATAAGATAACACAGCCGCAAACTTACAACCAGATCAAACAGGAGAACATCTCCACAACACTCGACAGATATAACCAGCAGCTCAGTGAGACCCAAGAGAGCCTAAACATGGCGGAGAATCACATTAACCACACACAACATCTGCTGAAGAACATCCAGGAGAATCTCAATGACTTCACT ATCTCCAGGATCAATGTCAGCGATCTGAACCAGGAAGTAGAGAGACGTGTACAGGAAGCTCAGGAGATGCTGACTGATGCCCTCAATTCAGCAGAGGACATAAATAATACAACAACT ACGCTGGAGGAGATGAAGAATGACGTGGAGCTACTGAGTCCAGCTCTCAGGAAACATGTGGACATTCTAGTGATGGAGTTGACCAGTCGAGATGCCCTGCAGCTGGTCTACAGAGCTGAGGATCACGCACAGGCGCTCAGTAAAGAGGCTCAGAGCCTCAACAG ATCTCTGTCTGAGGTGAGATCTGCATCACTGAATGCAACTGGCATCCCGCAGACCAGCATCAACATCAGGACACACATACAACTGGCAGAAGATCTGGCCCGTACGGCCAATGAAAGTTCAAGCTCCGCCCTCAATCTG acCTCTGAGTCTGAAAACTCATTGACTGTCCACGGACAGAAGACACTTCAGATGAGCTCAGAGATTCTGGATGACAGCAGATCTTTAAAGAACCACACAGAGT GGCTGGAGTTTAACACCAGTGATTTAACCAGCAGATTGAATCAAACCAGAAGAAATGTTCAAAACTTCACCCAGTTGTTGCCAGATGCTCTCATCCTCCTGAGAAATCATCCAAACA ACAGCAGAGAGGAAATTCTAGAAGCTAAACTTCAGGCAGAAGCGGCAAACGCGTCTCTACAGAAAGCTCTAGAACGATTGGAGGATTATCAGATGAAGCTGAAGGAGTCGTGGTCTGCCGTCAgctcagccaatcacagtgccAGGAGCTCCGGCGAGACGATCAAAGACTCAGAAGACACCG CCAGTGCAGTCAGATCCACATTGAATGAAGTTGATCTCCAGACTGATCGACTCTACGACCGCCTGAAACCTCTGCAGACGCTAAGTGAGAATCTGGGCAGAAACCTGTCTGAAATCAGAGAGCTCATCAGTCAGACCCGGAAACAGGCCGCATCC ATTAAAGTGGCGGTTTCTGCGGATCGAGATTGTGTCCGAGCGTACAAACCCGAAATAACATCCAGCAACTTCAACATGCTTACACTGACGGTGAAGACCACTGAACCGGATAACCTGCTTTTCTATATGGGCAGCAGTCTGACT GAGGATTTTATGGCTTTGGAAATGCGTCATGGGAAAGTGTCATTCCTATGGGATGCTGGTTCTGGATACACCCGACTGGAATATCCAAACATTCAGATCAACAACAATATGTGGCACAGGATCAACGCCACAAG GTTCGGTAAACACGGCACCCTGACCGTTCAGCAGACGGACTCTGAACCCATGCCCACCGTGAAGACCACTGCTCCCGGTTCTTCTACTGTTATGGATGTCAACAAATCCACCTGGATGTTTGTTGGAGGTTTGGGTGGTCAGGTGAAG AAATCTCCAGCGGTGAAGATGACACATTTCAAAGGCTGTATGGGAGAAGCGTCACTCAATGAGAACAACATTGGATTATGGAActatagagagagagacagagagtgTGCTGGATGTTTCATGAG CGTGCGGACAGAAGACACCTCATTTCACTTTGACGGCAGTGGATACTCTGTGGTTGAGAAGTCTCTTCGTTCCATGTCCACCAGCGTCATCATGTTCTTCAAAACTCTTTCTCCAAACGGCCTGCTACTTTATCTGGCCTCCAACGGCACG AGAGACTTCCTATCCATTGAGCTGGTAGAAGGAAAAGTTCACATGACCTTTGAACTGGGTGCTGGAGTTTTCACCCTGACCTCTAACAAAACATACAACACGGGCACCTGGTACCGTATCGCCCTGCAGAGGAACAAACGCAAAG GACATTTATCAGTGATGGCAGCTGAAAACCCTTCAGAGCGAGAGGTCATGGAAGGGGAGTCACCGGGTTCATCGTCTGACCTCAATCGCTCCGATCTCGACCCCATTTATATCGGCGGCCTACCCGCCTCTCGACCAATCAG GAGAGAGGTGGTGGCACGCTCGTTTGTCGGCTGTATGAAGAATGTCGAAATTGCTCGTACTAATTTTGATCTGCTCAGAGAGTCGTACGGAGGAGTAAAGAAAGGATGTGTGCTAAAG CCCATCCGCAGTCTTTCTGCATTTGGTGATGGTTTTCTGGAGATGCCAGGCATCATCATGGGTTCACATACAGAGATCATGACCACCTTCTCCACTAAACACGACAGTGGGGTCATTCTGGCCGGATTCAGCAGAACCGCAGGACGCTCACGCAGACAAGCACAACAG TCTCTCCTGACTGTAACGCTGGTGTCTGGTTGGCTGGAGGTTCGTGTGGGTGTGGCTGAGGGTGGGGCTGTGCACAAGATAGTTGTAAAATCACGGAATGGCTCGTTCAGTGACGGACGGGAGCATTCACTCATACTGCAGAGACATAAACG GAGCATTACAGTGTTTGTGGATGAGGAGAGTCAGGCCACAGTAAAACTGGGCTCATCTTCAGATAAACCTCTGGCATTGGGACGTCTCTGTATCGCTGGTGTCCCTGTAGGAGAAAGCAGCACAGGACTGAACACAATGACTTCTTTCTACGGCTGTATCAGAAACATAGCAGTGGATGGATT ACTGCTGGATCTGTCTGCTGCTCTGCGCTATGAGAACGTGGACATGGACAGCTGTTTACTGCAGGAGAGACCCAGACGAGTTCTTTTACCTGATGATGTAGAGACGGATCCGACCCCTGACCCCGCTGTACAACCTCTGACCCCTACACCAGAGCTCATCACCGTCACAGCACACAGCACCAGT TGTGTTGCCATGGATGACACCGAGAGTATCCCAGAATCCCATCAGTTTGGACTGTCTCGACACAGTCACGTGATCATGGCCTTTAAGAATAAGACGGTCAGAACGAG TTTTACAGTGAAGATGTCGGTGCGCACGTTCTCTCGCAGCGGCGTTCTCTTCTACATGGCCAACGCTAACCAGCAGGATTACGCAGTGCTGCAGGTGCACAACGGCCGTCCGCTGTTCTCCTGTGATTTGGGCAAAGGTCCCGCCAGCGCCACGCTGCCCATCATCATCAGTGACGGCCTCTGGCACACC GTGAAAGCAGAATTCAGTAAGAAATCAGTGATGATCAGCGTGGACGGCTCAGACTCGGATCACAGCCCTACTAAAGGACACACATTAGACGTGGAGGGGAAGTTATATGTCGGAGGACTTCCAGCAACATATACAGCCAAGAGAATCGGAAAT GTAACACACAGTCTGGCGGGCTGTGTACAGAACGTGATGTTTAACAGCATCCTGATGAACCTCAGCAGTCCGATGTCTTCTTACTCCACGGGTTCCTGCTACAGTAAAGTTCAGGACGGGACGTTCTTCAGCGGGAGAGGACACGCTGCCTTCA TAAAGGACGGTTATAACGTTGGCTCAGATGTGACGGTGACTTTAGAGTTTCGCTCTACGGTGTCAGATGGAGTTCTGTTGGGAATCAGCAGCAGTAAAGTGGACGCCATCGGTCTGGAGCTCATCAATGGACAG GTCGTGTTTAATGTAAATAACGGCGCGGGCCGCATCACGGCTATCAGCAGGTCACGTGGACTGTTGTGTGACGCTCGCTGGCACTCTATAGTGGCCAAAAAACAGAAACACAGTCTGAGTTTGACCGTAGACGGCGTTACCGTGACCACAGAGAATCCGCACTCATCATCTACCTCAGCCGAGACCAAAAACCCAATCTATGTTGGAGGATATCCAG GTGATGTCAAGCAAAACTGTCTGGTGGGACGAAAAGCGTTTCGCGGCTGTATGAGGAATCTGCGTTTGATGAAAGGTCACGTCACAGATGTCCTAGACTTTACTTCAGCCTTCACACACATGCACGTGTTTCCTCACGCCTGTCCTGCTGCGTAA